The following coding sequences lie in one Rothia sp. SD9660Na genomic window:
- a CDS encoding YetF domain-containing protein — MGIEPWRIPVVMLSAVGIYLTFLVLVRIFGVRVLSGWNGFDAVIIIMFGAVAGRVIIGHPPTLASGMVGLGTLMLLESIFGAVQSVTGIRHINHKPRVIMAHGKFVVRHLKRSHLAPAEVYAALRKAGVSQLSQVQCVVLEATGQLSIVREGVEIDPQLLRGVVGADKVLKKRPGRPG; from the coding sequence TTGGGGATTGAGCCCTGGCGTATTCCGGTGGTGATGCTCTCTGCTGTAGGTATCTACCTGACCTTTTTGGTGCTGGTGCGTATCTTCGGTGTGCGGGTGCTGAGCGGCTGGAACGGTTTTGATGCGGTCATCATCATTATGTTTGGCGCGGTGGCTGGCCGCGTGATTATTGGGCACCCGCCGACGCTGGCGTCGGGTATGGTGGGTCTGGGCACGCTCATGCTGCTGGAGAGTATCTTTGGTGCGGTGCAGTCGGTCACCGGTATTCGGCATATCAACCACAAGCCCAGGGTGATTATGGCTCACGGTAAGTTTGTGGTGCGCCATTTGAAGCGCTCGCATTTGGCGCCGGCAGAGGTGTACGCGGCTCTGCGGAAGGCCGGGGTGTCGCAGCTGAGTCAGGTGCAGTGCGTGGTGCTGGAGGCCACCGGCCAGCTGTCGATTGTGCGTGAGGGTGTGGAGATCGATCCGCAGCTGCTGCGCGGGGTGGTGGGTGCCGATAAGGTACTAAAGAAGCGGCCAGGACGACCAGGGTAG
- a CDS encoding arsenic resistance protein, with amino-acid sequence MVLYLLALGAGAAASFVSPLAALAQPLVTPALGLLLLATFLTLPLRGLLETGALTGFTKTLLALNFLLVPLVVALLLLGFRWLVPDVPDLLLFTAGLVLLTPCVDYVVTFAGLAGGAHLRLLSLTPLLLLAQMGLTPMWLLLFRSVGIWRGDFLADGTLWQALPQLGVALAVVAVPLICATLIQGVGGVVQARSEDVAGLLMVPLMVLVLLITPAAHASHITLLASYLLPLACLYAIYAIFMGLLSGYLLAHYGRALPVPERIALTFSTVTRNALVVLPLVLGLSTALAGEPASALMPLAVLTQTLVELLAFTLLVALYRTQKIPATTDRNGDRAHGASV; translated from the coding sequence GTGGTTCTGTACCTACTCGCGCTAGGGGCAGGTGCGGCGGCTTCCTTTGTGTCGCCTCTTGCTGCCCTCGCTCAACCACTGGTGACCCCGGCTCTTGGGCTGCTACTCCTAGCTACCTTTCTCACCCTTCCCCTGCGTGGACTTCTAGAGACCGGTGCGCTCACGGGCTTTACTAAAACCCTGCTAGCCCTCAACTTCTTACTGGTGCCCCTGGTGGTGGCTCTACTTTTGCTGGGATTTCGGTGGCTAGTGCCCGATGTTCCTGATCTTCTGCTCTTTACCGCAGGGCTCGTGCTCCTGACACCCTGCGTGGATTATGTGGTAACTTTTGCGGGCCTAGCGGGTGGTGCCCACCTGCGGCTGCTGTCCCTTACTCCGCTCCTGCTTTTGGCGCAGATGGGCCTGACCCCTATGTGGCTTCTTCTCTTTCGTTCGGTCGGTATCTGGCGTGGAGATTTTCTGGCGGACGGCACCCTTTGGCAGGCCTTGCCGCAACTGGGGGTTGCTCTTGCGGTGGTGGCGGTTCCTCTGATCTGCGCTACTCTTATTCAGGGCGTTGGTGGGGTGGTTCAAGCGCGCTCTGAAGATGTGGCGGGTTTGTTAATGGTGCCCCTCATGGTGTTGGTTCTCTTGATAACCCCTGCTGCCCATGCCTCCCATATAACCCTTCTTGCGTCCTATCTCCTACCTCTGGCATGCCTATATGCCATATACGCCATATTTATGGGTTTGCTATCGGGCTACCTACTTGCACACTACGGTAGAGCCCTTCCAGTCCCCGAGCGGATTGCCCTTACCTTCTCAACGGTCACGCGCAATGCCCTGGTGGTACTGCCCCTGGTGCTCGGTCTCTCCACCGCTCTGGCAGGCGAGCCGGCGTCCGCCCTCATGCCCCTGGCCGTCCTCACCCAAACCCTGGTAGAACTCCTCGCCTTCACCCTGCTGGTGGCCCTCTACCGCACGCAAAAAATCCCCGCTACCACAGACCGTAACGGGGATAGAGCACACGGAGCGAGCGTCTAG
- a CDS encoding LysE/ArgO family amino acid transporter, translating to MTIAEILPHVLFGIGTSLSLIVAIGAQNAYVLKQGIIGKFIWPIALFCILSDALLIGLGVLGIGSLVDSAAWMLEILRWGGGAFLIIYGALAAQRALRPSAMKVTSEDSGPQTLGKALLIAAAMTYLNPHTYLDTFVLIGGIAAQQGDYRWLFYAGTVTGSAIWFTLLASCSRFLRPVFANPRAWRVLDAGIAALMFFLAYKVMFGH from the coding sequence GTGACTATCGCAGAAATTCTCCCCCACGTCCTCTTTGGCATCGGCACCTCGCTCTCACTCATCGTGGCCATAGGTGCCCAAAACGCCTACGTGCTGAAGCAGGGTATCATCGGCAAATTTATCTGGCCTATCGCCCTCTTCTGCATCCTCTCTGACGCCCTGCTCATCGGCTTGGGGGTTCTGGGTATCGGGTCCCTGGTGGACTCAGCCGCCTGGATGCTGGAGATCCTGCGTTGGGGTGGAGGTGCCTTCCTCATCATCTACGGGGCCCTGGCAGCACAACGCGCCCTGCGTCCGTCCGCTATGAAGGTCACCAGCGAAGACTCCGGGCCGCAAACCCTGGGCAAGGCCCTACTCATTGCAGCTGCCATGACCTACCTCAACCCCCACACCTATCTCGACACCTTTGTGCTCATAGGCGGTATCGCAGCGCAGCAGGGGGATTACCGCTGGCTTTTCTATGCGGGTACGGTCACCGGTAGTGCCATCTGGTTTACCCTCCTGGCCTCGTGCAGCCGCTTCCTGCGTCCTGTCTTCGCCAACCCCCGTGCCTGGCGCGTGCTGGACGCCGGCATCGCCGCCCTCATGTTCTTCCTGGCCTACAAGGTCATGTTCGGGCACTAA
- a CDS encoding histidine kinase — protein MTSTDYTLHDAAPAAGSQAPASFDTDPTDQPKPIKSLWRRMANPLYIFTAGPWIAFAVLVAQGIVASLVSGLAASLIGLLVLPFVAIGFGAYERWRLAKTGHGFVTNGHVDYPKAGFFEGSLFRLKEIATWREVGSLALTTVWGWLAGIVLFLQIMMIGAAVAVASYLYTGSRLYLDWQHLSLYSQGELDYHLAQGFLPSNGQIFEVTPQYWWIFLAAIPVLLIIFAYINGLLAATGAGLSKLILSSRPEEQERELARLTASRATIVDAFEGERRRIERNLHDGVQQELVNLNLRLGLAEMEAKNLAADTQDARAAALLNHVTEARTQLSHAQQTLRDTVRGIYPAVLEDHGLKAALEELVRHSVLPVHLAYDAPARLPRDIERTAYYTVNEALTNTLKHAQAQFVSLSAFVAGESLVVTVEDNGIGGADPAHGTGLAGLVERAAALGGTVQVDSPAGGPTRLTLALPLPKGSTTL, from the coding sequence ATGACAAGCACCGATTACACCCTGCATGATGCCGCCCCTGCGGCAGGGAGCCAAGCACCGGCGTCCTTTGATACTGACCCCACTGACCAACCTAAGCCCATCAAGAGCCTGTGGCGCCGTATGGCCAACCCCCTCTATATCTTTACTGCCGGCCCCTGGATTGCCTTTGCGGTGTTAGTAGCCCAGGGCATCGTCGCCTCCCTGGTATCCGGTCTGGCCGCCTCGCTGATTGGGCTCCTGGTTCTGCCCTTCGTTGCGATTGGCTTCGGCGCGTATGAGCGCTGGCGCCTGGCCAAGACCGGCCACGGTTTCGTCACCAACGGCCACGTGGACTACCCCAAGGCTGGTTTCTTTGAAGGCTCCCTCTTCCGCCTCAAAGAGATTGCCACCTGGCGCGAGGTCGGCTCCCTAGCCCTGACCACCGTCTGGGGCTGGCTCGCCGGTATCGTCCTTTTCCTCCAGATCATGATGATCGGTGCCGCGGTTGCTGTTGCCTCCTACCTGTACACGGGCAGTAGGCTCTACCTCGACTGGCAGCACCTGTCCCTCTACTCCCAGGGGGAGCTGGACTATCACCTGGCCCAGGGCTTCCTCCCGTCAAATGGTCAGATCTTTGAGGTCACCCCCCAGTACTGGTGGATCTTCCTGGCAGCTATCCCCGTCCTGCTCATCATCTTTGCCTACATCAACGGCCTGCTGGCTGCCACCGGCGCTGGCCTCTCCAAACTGATCCTGTCATCCCGCCCCGAGGAGCAGGAACGCGAACTGGCCCGTCTGACCGCCTCCCGCGCCACCATCGTTGATGCCTTCGAAGGGGAGCGCCGCCGCATCGAGCGCAACCTGCACGACGGCGTCCAGCAGGAACTGGTCAACCTCAACCTGCGCCTTGGTCTAGCCGAGATGGAAGCGAAGAACCTGGCTGCCGACACCCAGGACGCCCGCGCCGCAGCCCTACTCAACCACGTCACCGAGGCCCGCACCCAGCTTTCCCACGCCCAGCAGACCCTGCGCGACACCGTCCGCGGTATCTACCCGGCGGTGCTGGAAGACCACGGTCTCAAGGCTGCCCTGGAAGAGCTGGTGCGCCACAGCGTCCTGCCGGTCCACCTGGCCTACGACGCCCCTGCTCGCCTGCCCCGCGATATTGAGCGCACCGCCTACTACACCGTCAATGAGGCTCTGACCAACACCCTCAAGCACGCTCAGGCCCAGTTTGTTTCACTCTCTGCCTTCGTAGCGGGGGAGTCCCTGGTGGTTACGGTAGAAGACAACGGTATCGGCGGCGCTGACCCCGCCCACGGTACCGGACTTGCCGGCCTGGTAGAACGCGCTGCTGCCCTGGGCGGCACGGTGCAGGTAGATTCCCCAGCCGGTGGCCCCACCCGTCTAACCCTGGCCCTACCTCTACCCAAGGGCTCAACAACCCTGTAG
- a CDS encoding LLM class flavin-dependent oxidoreductase: MPALSLLDFALIFPGERPADSFKRSVALAQHAEKLGYERIWYAEHHNMQRIASAAPAVLIAHVGAQTSTIRLGAGGVMLPNHSPLTVAEQFGTLAELYPDRIDLGLGRAPGTDMRTLAALRRDPQDAENFPQDVQELAGYLSGDTRVPGVHATPGAGTNVPLYILGSSLFGASLAAALGLPYAFASHFAPTHLEQAIKVYHERFTPSEQLEQPYVIAAANVIAADTEEDARAQQVIAHRQRVKSMMRLDDRDLSDDELDMLVASPQGQQILDMLRYTAVGTSEQVGDYLTRFANSVQADELMISNLSPSTEQAHRGLEVLAQAMIQK; encoded by the coding sequence ATGCCAGCCCTTTCACTTCTCGACTTTGCCCTGATTTTCCCGGGTGAGCGCCCCGCAGACAGCTTCAAACGCTCTGTAGCGCTAGCCCAGCACGCAGAGAAACTCGGCTACGAACGTATCTGGTACGCGGAGCACCACAACATGCAGCGCATTGCCTCAGCAGCCCCGGCAGTACTTATTGCCCACGTTGGTGCGCAGACCTCAACTATTCGACTGGGAGCTGGCGGTGTTATGCTGCCCAACCACTCCCCCCTTACTGTGGCAGAGCAGTTCGGCACCCTGGCCGAACTGTACCCCGACCGCATCGACCTAGGCCTGGGCCGGGCACCCGGCACCGATATGCGCACCCTCGCCGCCCTGCGCCGGGACCCGCAGGACGCAGAGAACTTCCCCCAGGACGTCCAGGAACTCGCAGGCTACCTGAGCGGGGATACCCGTGTACCCGGCGTGCACGCGACTCCGGGTGCGGGCACCAATGTGCCCCTCTATATTCTGGGCTCATCCCTCTTTGGGGCTTCCTTAGCAGCCGCCCTGGGCCTACCCTACGCTTTCGCCTCCCACTTCGCTCCCACCCATCTGGAGCAGGCCATCAAGGTCTACCACGAGCGCTTCACCCCCTCGGAGCAGCTAGAGCAGCCCTACGTGATCGCTGCGGCTAACGTAATCGCTGCCGATACAGAAGAGGATGCCCGCGCCCAGCAGGTGATTGCGCACCGGCAGCGGGTGAAGTCCATGATGCGCCTAGATGACCGCGACCTGAGCGACGATGAGCTGGATATGCTGGTCGCTTCACCCCAGGGCCAGCAGATCCTGGACATGCTGCGCTACACCGCGGTAGGCACTTCGGAGCAGGTAGGTGACTACCTCACCCGCTTCGCTAATTCGGTACAGGCCGACGAGCTGATGATCTCTAACCTCTCCCCCAGCACGGAACAGGCCCACCGCGGCCTTGAGGTGCTGGCGCAGGCCATGATTCAGAAATAG
- a CDS encoding long-chain fatty acid--CoA ligase, with translation MAEKKPETTNPSNLAPVDPDETLDQRADIRAARFETKLRRWALFGVVAAVAIYFVWQAVVG, from the coding sequence GTGGCTGAGAAGAAACCTGAGACCACTAATCCGTCTAACTTAGCGCCGGTTGACCCCGACGAGACGCTGGATCAACGTGCCGATATTCGTGCTGCCCGGTTCGAGACTAAACTGCGCCGCTGGGCCTTGTTTGGTGTGGTTGCTGCTGTGGCTATTTATTTTGTGTGGCAGGCGGTGGTGGGCTAG
- a CDS encoding LysR family transcriptional regulator ArgP, which produces MMRFTTDQLQTFVTVIEYGTFDAAADILGVSASAISQRIKAMEQLAGRVLLKRTNPVAPTESGQSVLRIARQSEFLHAEMERELGGSEEGQSVAVAVNADSLATWFLSAVAELAARDRIFCDVRREAEYHSSALLRSGEVMAALTSQPEPIAGCSVEKLGDIRYRVVASRDYLERYFPDYPQATVEQLALAPVVEFDRKDFGLASARGLLVDRFAVNPDSWQGSPTIYLPSSPDYARAVLGGIAWGILPEVQALEALASGDLVELAPQPVDVPLYWQHWNISSPVLARLSERVYAAAAGEGVLR; this is translated from the coding sequence ATGATGCGTTTTACTACCGACCAGCTCCAAACCTTCGTTACCGTCATTGAATACGGCACCTTTGACGCGGCGGCCGATATTCTGGGCGTCAGCGCCTCGGCGATCTCTCAGCGTATCAAGGCTATGGAGCAGTTGGCTGGGAGGGTCCTCCTCAAGCGCACCAATCCGGTGGCCCCCACAGAATCGGGGCAGAGCGTCCTGCGTATCGCCCGGCAAAGCGAATTTCTGCATGCAGAAATGGAGCGTGAACTCGGCGGTAGTGAAGAGGGACAGAGCGTAGCTGTAGCCGTCAACGCTGACTCTCTGGCCACCTGGTTCCTCTCGGCTGTGGCCGAACTAGCTGCTCGTGACCGTATCTTCTGCGACGTGCGCAGGGAAGCTGAATATCACTCGTCCGCCCTGCTGCGTTCGGGGGAGGTGATGGCTGCTCTGACCTCCCAGCCGGAGCCCATCGCCGGTTGTTCCGTTGAGAAGCTGGGCGATATTCGCTACCGGGTGGTAGCCTCCCGTGACTATCTAGAGCGCTACTTCCCTGACTATCCACAGGCTACCGTCGAACAGCTGGCGTTAGCGCCAGTGGTGGAGTTTGACCGGAAGGACTTTGGGTTAGCATCAGCGCGCGGGTTACTGGTTGACCGCTTTGCGGTAAACCCTGACTCTTGGCAGGGGTCACCCACTATTTACCTGCCCAGCTCACCTGACTATGCCAGGGCCGTCCTGGGTGGAATTGCTTGGGGTATTCTGCCCGAGGTGCAGGCTTTAGAAGCTCTTGCCTCCGGAGACCTGGTGGAACTCGCCCCTCAGCCTGTTGATGTGCCGCTCTACTGGCAGCATTGGAACATTAGCTCTCCCGTCTTGGCTAGGCTGAGCGAGAGGGTCTACGCCGCCGCGGCTGGCGAGGGTGTGCTGCGCTAG
- a CDS encoding response regulator transcription factor, whose product MRIILAEDSALLRQGLTMVLGALGHSVLAEVEDAPSLLTAVEAAMAGEGVDAVITDVRMPPTHTSDGLKAALQLRETYPGLPIVVLSQYITTAYARELFARSAAGLGYLLKDRVGDIEEFARALDTVVAGGTVIDPDVVQHLLGGTSSGQIAGQMPDTPAGTSGADAPTPSSYPGAGSSGGASARQPGQATHPTEGKLARLSPRELEILRLMAQGRSNAEIEAELFISPATVAKHVGNIFDKLDLPADTGNRRVRAVLAFLEV is encoded by the coding sequence ATGCGCATTATCCTTGCCGAAGATTCCGCCCTGCTCCGCCAGGGGCTGACGATGGTGCTAGGAGCGCTGGGGCACTCTGTGCTTGCAGAGGTTGAGGACGCCCCCTCCCTGCTCACCGCCGTTGAGGCGGCTATGGCGGGGGAGGGGGTCGATGCCGTCATCACCGATGTGCGCATGCCCCCTACCCACACGTCCGACGGACTGAAGGCTGCCCTGCAACTGCGCGAGACCTACCCAGGGCTTCCGATTGTGGTGCTCTCCCAGTACATCACCACCGCCTACGCCCGCGAGCTTTTCGCCCGCTCCGCGGCCGGGCTGGGCTACCTGCTCAAAGACCGGGTGGGGGACATCGAAGAATTCGCCCGTGCCCTCGACACCGTGGTGGCAGGCGGCACCGTGATCGACCCGGACGTCGTCCAGCACCTGCTCGGCGGCACCTCTAGCGGGCAGATAGCCGGGCAGATGCCCGACACCCCGGCGGGTACTTCCGGCGCGGATGCCCCCACCCCATCTTCCTACCCCGGGGCAGGAAGCAGCGGGGGAGCATCCGCCCGCCAGCCCGGTCAGGCAACCCACCCTACCGAGGGCAAGCTGGCCAGGCTTTCCCCGCGCGAGCTGGAAATCCTGCGGCTCATGGCCCAGGGGCGGTCAAACGCAGAGATTGAAGCTGAACTTTTCATATCCCCGGCAACCGTCGCCAAGCACGTGGGCAATATCTTCGACAAGCTCGATCTGCCCGCCGATACCGGCAACCGCCGCGTCCGCGCGGTCTTGGCCTTCCTAGAGGTGTAG
- a CDS encoding uroporphyrinogen-III synthase, protein MTSSPSSHRPSAAPEPATGLLAGKTIAVTASRRIQEQVAAFERQGARVLVAPTVRIVSVADDTELHAATDHILAHHPDVLLVTTGYGLNGWFDSARERGLEEQLRKALAGATILVRGAKGRGAVRGLGFEDAGMAAQERTSALVDLALERGVAGKHVVVQQHGSPDVAQEARLVAAGAQVTAVVPHRWEAPERPELVDELINALVASELDAVTFTAAPAVSALFKAASARGVLPQVIEAFKTGTIAAAVGPVTAEPLEEVGITPLAPERFRLGALVKELTAALSDR, encoded by the coding sequence ATGACTTCCTCACCTTCTTCACACCGCCCGTCCGCCGCCCCCGAACCCGCTACCGGCCTACTGGCCGGTAAGACCATTGCCGTGACTGCCTCTCGCCGTATTCAAGAGCAGGTTGCGGCCTTTGAGCGGCAGGGCGCGCGCGTGCTGGTGGCGCCCACCGTCCGCATCGTGTCGGTGGCAGATGACACCGAGCTGCACGCGGCCACCGACCACATCCTTGCCCATCACCCCGACGTCCTGCTGGTCACCACCGGCTACGGACTGAACGGCTGGTTCGATTCCGCCCGCGAGCGCGGCCTTGAGGAGCAGCTGAGGAAGGCTCTTGCGGGGGCTACGATTTTGGTGCGTGGCGCTAAGGGCCGGGGTGCGGTGCGCGGCTTGGGGTTTGAGGACGCCGGTATGGCGGCGCAGGAGCGCACGTCGGCTTTGGTGGATTTGGCGCTGGAGCGCGGTGTTGCGGGTAAGCATGTGGTGGTGCAGCAGCACGGGTCGCCGGATGTGGCGCAGGAGGCGCGTCTGGTGGCTGCGGGGGCGCAGGTGACGGCTGTGGTGCCGCACCGGTGGGAGGCTCCTGAGCGTCCTGAGCTGGTGGATGAGCTGATTAATGCCCTTGTTGCGTCGGAGCTGGATGCGGTGACGTTTACGGCTGCTCCTGCGGTGTCTGCCCTGTTTAAGGCGGCGTCGGCTCGCGGGGTGTTGCCGCAGGTGATTGAGGCTTTTAAAACGGGAACTATTGCTGCTGCTGTGGGGCCGGTGACGGCTGAGCCGCTGGAAGAGGTGGGCATTACCCCTCTTGCCCCCGAGCGTTTCCGCCTGGGGGCTCTCGTCAAGGAGCTGACCGCAGCTCTTTCTGATCGGTAG
- a CDS encoding TetR family transcriptional regulator produces MAAQNSTPSSSPRGRRSGGTRSRDDILQAATALFAKHGFEGTSVRAIAAQAQVDPALIRHFFGSKETLFTTLLNEATELSTRQTAPPSGGDRATDLAAAYLHLWESPETGPLLIGLVRSALASATGAPAIKEALTRHLTQSCADPLKPSLDEASAELLSTHLLGVAVGRYLLGLPHLAALSTDELAERTAPAVRSYLEGNSHSRKTRPSPKKKSPQEQLSLFDGLF; encoded by the coding sequence ATGGCAGCCCAGAACTCTACACCTTCCAGCTCACCCCGCGGACGACGCAGCGGCGGCACCCGCTCCCGCGACGACATTTTGCAGGCAGCTACTGCCCTCTTTGCTAAACACGGGTTCGAGGGTACTTCAGTACGGGCTATCGCTGCGCAGGCCCAGGTTGACCCCGCCCTCATTCGACATTTCTTTGGGTCAAAAGAAACGCTCTTTACAACCCTGCTCAACGAGGCAACGGAGCTTTCAACCCGTCAGACCGCACCACCCAGCGGCGGCGACCGGGCCACCGACCTTGCCGCGGCCTACCTGCACCTGTGGGAATCACCCGAAACAGGGCCGCTGCTGATAGGCCTAGTTCGTTCGGCTCTTGCGTCGGCCACGGGGGCACCCGCTATCAAGGAGGCTCTGACGCGGCACCTTACCCAAAGCTGTGCCGACCCGCTGAAGCCTAGCCTGGATGAGGCGTCCGCGGAGCTCCTCAGCACCCACCTACTAGGGGTAGCGGTAGGGCGTTACCTTCTGGGGCTCCCCCACCTTGCCGCGCTCAGCACCGACGAATTGGCTGAACGCACCGCACCGGCAGTCCGGAGCTATCTTGAGGGGAATTCTCACTCCCGTAAGACCCGGCCCTCGCCGAAAAAGAAGAGCCCCCAGGAGCAGCTGTCGCTGTTTGATGGCCTCTTCTAA
- a CDS encoding YceI family protein, protein MAELTAGTWNYDSAHSEVGFTVRHAGITKVRGTFDQVDAQLVVADNIADSTIKATAQIASVNTNNADRDGHLRSADFFDADAHATMTFESTSFDLDGEDLTIAGNLSIKGETRPVTFTGDFTGAVVDAFGVTRAGASVSATISRKDFGITWNAAVEAGGVLVSDKVVINLDVAFTAPEA, encoded by the coding sequence ATGGCAGAACTCACCGCAGGCACCTGGAACTACGACTCAGCCCACTCAGAGGTAGGCTTCACCGTCCGTCACGCAGGCATCACCAAGGTGCGCGGCACCTTCGACCAGGTCGACGCCCAGCTCGTCGTCGCTGACAACATCGCAGACTCCACCATCAAGGCAACCGCACAGATTGCCTCGGTTAACACCAACAATGCTGATCGTGACGGCCACCTGCGCAGCGCAGACTTCTTCGATGCAGACGCTCACGCCACCATGACCTTCGAATCAACCTCCTTCGATCTTGACGGCGAAGACCTGACCATCGCAGGTAACCTCAGCATCAAGGGTGAAACCCGCCCCGTCACCTTCACCGGCGATTTCACCGGTGCAGTTGTCGATGCCTTCGGGGTTACCCGCGCCGGTGCATCTGTCTCAGCAACCATCTCCCGCAAGGACTTCGGCATCACCTGGAATGCCGCAGTTGAAGCCGGCGGCGTGCTGGTCTCAGATAAGGTCGTTATCAACCTCGATGTAGCCTTCACCGCTCCCGAAGCGTAA